The region GATGAGACGAATGTGGGCGATCATGATCCACGCTTCGGCTGATGCGATGGAGCGTTCGACGTCTTTGGCCAATCTGCGGCATCTGCCAAGCCAGGCGAAGGTCCGTTCGACCACCCATCGACGCGGCAGAACCTCGAAGCCTTTCGCCTTGTCTGAGCGCTTGATGATCTCGATCGTCCAGCGCCCGATCTTTTTCAGTCGCCGCTTCAACTTATCGCCCGCATAGCCACCATCGGCGAAGACATGCAGTAACCATGGCCACCTGTGGCGGATGGATTTCGGGAGATCGGGAGCACCGTCGCGATCCTGGATGTCGGCGCTGTGCACCATGAGAGCGACCATCAGGCCGAGCGTATCGACGATGATATGGCGCTTGCGGCCTTTGGTCTTCTTGCCCGCGTCATAGCCCCGGATGCCGCCGCTTTCGGTGGTTTTGACGCTCTGGCTATCGATCACACCGGCCGTCGGGCT is a window of Rhizobium tropici CIAT 899 DNA encoding:
- a CDS encoding IS5-like element ISRtr4 family transposase, which produces MAWTKITRRQYARRTARYVSDMTDREWGLVQPFLPMPRRLGRPRTTDLREVVNALLYIATTGCQWRMLPKDFPPCSTVQRYFYEWRALGLWPRINHRLVMETRELEGKEASPTAGVIDSQSVKTTESGGIRGYDAGKKTKGRKRHIIVDTLGLMVALMVHSADIQDRDGAPDLPKSIRHRWPWLLHVFADGGYAGDKLKRRLKKIGRWTIEIIKRSDKAKGFEVLPRRWVVERTFAWLGRCRRLAKDVERSIASAEAWIMIAHIRLITRRLARYGYR